TTCGATTGAAAAATAGGTTAGAAAGTTTCTTCTGATCCGGTCGAAGATCAACGTTACAACGGAAACGAGCACAAAGGTTGCGCAAAACACTTGCAGGGTTGACATGATCAAATCCTTCGTCAGAAATGAGGAAAGTTGGAAAGAAAGAACAAAGACCTATTTTACTCAATGTCGGGTAAAAGTCAAAATTAGGTGCTTGCCTATTGCCTTAACGAGGACTTTTCTTTACATTCAGCCTTATGCAACTCCCGGAACGTGCTAGAGAAGTAATTGAGGGTTTGGATCAAACACGTGGTCTATTTTATAACGTTGGTCGGCCGACGGCGGAGTTATTGTATGTTTTTGCTAAATTGCTTCGGCCAAAGCGTGTTGTGGAAGTGGGAACGGCTAATGGGTACTCCTCGATTATTTTGGGGTCTGCGGTTAAGGATATTGGCGGTTCAGTTATTACAATTGAGCGAAACGGTCGAATGGCGGAAAACGCGCAAAAAAATATCTTTTCTGCCGGGCTACAAGACGTAGTCACGGTTCTTCCCGGGAGCGCGTATAAGATATTGGATCGTTTATCGGGACCATTTGGTATGGTTTTTTTGGACGCGACCAAACAGGAATATCTTGGTTACTTTGAACGTGTAAAAAATAAAATTTCACCCAATGGTTTATTGATTGCCGATAATGTGGTTTCGCATGAACAAGAGTTGGGCGATTTTATGCGAGAGGTGAGTGGTGATAATAATTTTTCGTCCTCAATTTTGCCATTTGGAAGTGGGCTAATGATTGCTACGAGAAACCCTGTCAAAGAGCCTGTAGAGAAAAAACATATTTCGGATATGGGTGAATTGGTAAAACAAATCGGACCAAGGATATTTCAAGGCACGGCACGTGACGTGCAAAACGGGAAAATCTTTCTTAAAAATTTGTACGACAAAACAAATAATGATATTCATTTAAAGCAAGAATCGGCGGACGATTTGGATGGTTACGAAGAAGCACTTTTTGAGGAAGAGAGTAAACTTCCGGAGTTGTAATTATATTTTTGGACACTTGCACTGAATAAGAACAGACAAATTTATTCTTAAAAAATTTTCAATGATCAATTCCCAATTTTCAATTAATTATCAAACGACTTAATTATCAATTGACGACGTCGCCTTTTGATAATTTAAGAATTGGTCATTAATTGATAATTGACCATTGAAAATTGATAATTATCAAGTTAATTTATTGGCTTATGAGCGTGATTTTATTTACGATTTCCTCAAAAACCG
This window of the bacterium genome carries:
- a CDS encoding class I SAM-dependent methyltransferase; its protein translation is MQLPERAREVIEGLDQTRGLFYNVGRPTAELLYVFAKLLRPKRVVEVGTANGYSSIILGSAVKDIGGSVITIERNGRMAENAQKNIFSAGLQDVVTVLPGSAYKILDRLSGPFGMVFLDATKQEYLGYFERVKNKISPNGLLIADNVVSHEQELGDFMREVSGDNNFSSSILPFGSGLMIATRNPVKEPVEKKHISDMGELVKQIGPRIFQGTARDVQNGKIFLKNLYDKTNNDIHLKQESADDLDGYEEALFEEESKLPEL